GTGATAACGGAGGCCATATGCACACGGTTTTTGCTGCCGGATTCGGCCTGTTCGCTTTAATATCGGCTTATATCTCCGCCCGGCGGCACGCTGACGCGCTGGCGGGGCTGGAGTCCGTTTTCCCGGGAAGAACGTTCCTGCGCTGGCTTGTGCCCACTTTTCAGGGTTCGTGCGACGCTTTTGATTTCACTGTCCGTCTTTTCGGGTTCGGTGAGAACGGCGCGCCGCGTCTTGTTGTCGGCATGAAATCGTTTGCGGTTATGCGGCTTGAGGTGAAAGGAAAATCCAGGGGTTTTTCATTTGGCGGATTGCTGGGCCGGTCGAAGGAAATCAAAACAGGCGACGACGTGTTCGACGGCGAGTTCGCCGTTTCGGCTCCCGATGAAGGCGCGGCAGTGCGTTATCTGGCTTCGCGGGAGAAAAGGGAAATAATACGCCGCGTGTTTTCCGCCGGCTACCGCAAGCTCGTTTTAAGGAACGGGGAAATAACGATCGAAAAGCTCCGCTATGCCGACGCGGATATCACGCCCCCGGCGCTGGCGGACGTAGTCCGCTCGCTGGCGGTTCTCGCCAAGGAATTTTAGGGCGCCGTCATTCATAGCGCAACGCTTCAACCGAATCCTGTTCCGGCTGTCTGATGCCGGGAGAATTGGCAAATACAGTCCGTATATTATGAATCCCGGGAAAGCGTCCGGCGCAAACCGTTGCCGCCGCACGGAACAGCAGCAATGCGGTTTGCAGAAATTTTTTGTCCATAAAGTGTTCCCCGGCGGATATATCCAGACTACTTCATAATGTAAATAATTCAGGGCGAACGCACTTTCACCGGATGTGCGGGATTGGAACCGGGGGCCGGCCTCTTCGCATAAGCGTTGTGAGCCTGGCGCCTTGTACCGCTTGCAAAGCCGGGGTAGTTTCATGATAACAGGCTCCGCCCGGCAGCTGCCGGGCGGGGCCTTTAAGTTTCAGCCGGTCAGCGGTGATAGCCGCGCGCGATGGGCATTCTGCGCCCCGTGCCGAACGCCTTGGTCGTGATTTTAAGAACCGGCGGGGCCTGTTTGCGTTTGAATTCGTTGCGGTCTATGCGCGCGAGAATACCGGCGACGGTGCGGCTGGCAAATCCCTGCGCGGCTATTTCTTCCGGCACGGCGTTATGCTCTATGTAGGCGGCGATGATGGGGTCTATCGTTTCATAGGGCGGCAGATCGTCCTGATCGGTCTGGCCCGGGCGCAGCTCGGCCGACGGCGCGCGTGTTATCGTGCGCCGGGGGATGCCGCGCTCTCGGGTTGTGTTGTACCAGCGCGCGATGTCATAAACCAGCACTTTCGGCGCGTCGCCAAGCGGGGCCAGCGCGCCGTTCATATCACCGTACAGGGTGGAATATCCAACCGAAAATTCGCTTTTGTTGCCCGTAGCCAGCAATAGCGCGCGCAGTTTGTTCGAGATGGCCATCAGCATCGTGCCCCGTATGCGCGCCTGAAGGTTTTCTTCGGCCGTATCGGGTTTCATTCCTTTGAAGGGCGTTTTCAAAGCGTCGGTGAACGCCCCGAAAACGCCCTCGATGGGCAGTTCGTGAAATTGCGTCAGGCCAAGATTTCCGGCCAGTTCGCGCGCGTCGTTTTTGCTTATGCCGGAGGTGTAGCGCGTGGGCATCGAAACGCCGATCACGTTTTCCGGGCCGAGCGCGTCCACGGCGAGCGCGGCGACCACCGCGGAATCTATTCCCCCGCTGAGGCCCAGTATCACCGACGAAAACCCGCATTTGCGCACGAAATCGCCGATCCCCAGCGACAGCGCGCGCGCGGCCTGTTCCGTATCGGAAATTCCGGGATCGGGCGCAGGCGCGGTGTTTTGCGGAAACGGGAACTCAAGGTTTATCAGTTCTTCCTTAAACTGCGCGCCGCGCGCCACCACCCGGCCCGCGCGGTCAACGGCGAGGCTGCCCCCGTCGAATACCAGATTGTCGTTGCCGCCCACCTGATTGCAGTACAGAAACGGTATGCCGTGTTTTTTTGCGTGGCCGCACAGCAGTTCGCGCCGCAGGTCCGGCTTGCCGATATGAAACGGCGAGGCCGAGAGGTTTACTATCAGATCCGGCTGCCGGCGCATCAGTTCGCGCACGGGGTTTTCGCGGTAAAGATGGCGTTGAGCAAGGCGGCTTTCGGTCCATACGTCCTCGCAGATGGTCACGCCCAGTTTCACGCCCTTGAAGTTTATCGGTTTGTTGGACAGCGCGGGCGCGAAATAGCGGTCTTCGTCGAACACGTCGTAGGTCGGCAGAAGGGTTTTAGCCTGCCTCGCCCGGATTTTTCCTTTATGCAGCAGCGCGGCGCAGTTCTGCAGAGGGTTGCCGGTGCGGGCGCGGTTGAAATCAATGTAGCCGACCAAAGCGGCGGTATCGCCGATTTTCCCGGCCAGTTTGTCAAGCGCGCGCAGGTTTGCGGCGATAAAGCCCCGGTCATTCCACAAATCCAGCGCCGGGTAGCCGGTAATGGCCGCTTCCGGGAAAATGACCAGCTCCGCGTGCTGTCGGGCGGCTTTTTTCACGGCCGCCAGAATTTTGCGTGTGTTGCCGTCAATATCGCCTACGGTTGTGTTGAGCTGTGCCAGAACGATTTTCATGGGCCGCATTCTCCGGTTATGATATATGCGATAATTGCAGCGCTTGTTTGCCGTCGGGGCAAGCGGCGCGTCCTGCTGAACCATTGCGAAATTATCGCAATTCCGGTATCCGATTGCAATGCGCGCGTCACCACGGCCGGCGCGCCCGCAATGAAATTAAATAGAGCGTTATATATAGCGTGCGCGGGATCATCTTTATTTGGTACAATATGCAGGTACGGGTCTTCACGTCTGACTAAGGGGCGCACAGCCGTTTCCTGCTTTAAGGAACGCAAGCCGCCGCCTGGGGCGCGAAAAATACAGCCCGTCGCCTATCGAGAGGAAAGTAATGAACATATCAATGAAAAACATGCTGGAAGCCGGGGTGCATTTCGGGCATCAGACGTCGCGCTGGAACCCCAAAATGAAACGCTATATTTTCGGGGAACGCAACGGCATCCATATTCTGGATCTCCAGCAGACGGTGAAGGAACTGAAGAAGG
The DNA window shown above is from Elusimicrobiaceae bacterium and carries:
- a CDS encoding NAD+ synthase, with protein sequence MKIVLAQLNTTVGDIDGNTRKILAAVKKAARQHAELVIFPEAAITGYPALDLWNDRGFIAANLRALDKLAGKIGDTAALVGYIDFNRARTGNPLQNCAALLHKGKIRARQAKTLLPTYDVFDEDRYFAPALSNKPINFKGVKLGVTICEDVWTESRLAQRHLYRENPVRELMRRQPDLIVNLSASPFHIGKPDLRRELLCGHAKKHGIPFLYCNQVGGNDNLVFDGGSLAVDRAGRVVARGAQFKEELINLEFPFPQNTAPAPDPGISDTEQAARALSLGIGDFVRKCGFSSVILGLSGGIDSAVVAALAVDALGPENVIGVSMPTRYTSGISKNDARELAGNLGLTQFHELPIEGVFGAFTDALKTPFKGMKPDTAEENLQARIRGTMLMAISNKLRALLLATGNKSEFSVGYSTLYGDMNGALAPLGDAPKVLVYDIARWYNTTRERGIPRRTITRAPSAELRPGQTDQDDLPPYETIDPIIAAYIEHNAVPEEIAAQGFASRTVAGILARIDRNEFKRKQAPPVLKITTKAFGTGRRMPIARGYHR